The following are from one region of the Thermococcus cleftensis genome:
- a CDS encoding LAGLIDADG family homing endonuclease yields MRKIKDLDVNELHEVVERVKLLRSLGCSYGKIVDIIADEYRLRLSKATVIRWCKGTHDPFNRIKRIVTEPSPELSYVIGVYLGDGSIHRKSNGKYLIKLKVIDEEFANAFAESLQRLGVKTTVGLESDSTRVDRFYVEGSNKTLFQLLSSSKETLFSLSERYPVQFLRGFFDSEGFPTVNAGKTFDVKVGVVNSDVQVLKFAKKLLKELGIRSRMVKLYSKGHEFTIRGEVYTSNVDMFVLWISRFGDVVSFYENVGFTATRKSEKLRRAIELKESYPPAEAIRMWLIEYEKRGRGYVKRANLFKPPINSQREGAAGGSWPSPGGVWYGKDTREKEG; encoded by the coding sequence ATGAGAAAAATTAAAGATCTGGATGTAAATGAACTTCACGAGGTTGTTGAGAGGGTAAAGCTCCTGCGTTCTTTGGGATGTTCCTATGGCAAAATCGTCGATATCATAGCCGATGAGTACCGGCTCAGACTTTCAAAGGCAACAGTGATCCGCTGGTGCAAGGGCACACACGACCCGTTCAACCGGATTAAACGCATCGTGACAGAACCTTCACCGGAACTTTCCTATGTAATCGGAGTTTATCTGGGCGATGGGAGTATTCACAGGAAATCCAATGGAAAGTATCTCATCAAGCTTAAGGTCATTGATGAAGAGTTCGCTAATGCGTTTGCTGAGTCACTTCAACGGTTGGGAGTCAAAACAACTGTGGGTCTTGAAAGTGATTCGACCAGGGTGGATAGGTTCTATGTTGAAGGGAGCAACAAAACATTGTTTCAGCTTTTAAGCAGCTCAAAGGAGACCCTGTTCTCCCTGTCGGAGAGGTATCCGGTGCAGTTCCTCAGGGGGTTCTTTGATAGTGAGGGATTTCCAACTGTGAATGCCGGGAAAACGTTCGATGTTAAAGTCGGGGTCGTCAACTCAGACGTTCAGGTTCTGAAATTTGCCAAGAAACTCCTTAAAGAACTGGGGATTCGTTCACGGATGGTAAAGTTATACTCTAAAGGTCACGAATTCACGATTCGAGGAGAGGTGTACACCTCAAACGTTGATATGTTCGTCCTGTGGATTTCACGCTTTGGGGATGTGGTATCTTTTTATGAAAACGTTGGTTTTACGGCAACGAGGAAATCAGAAAAACTTCGGAGAGCTATAGAGCTGAAGGAAAGTTATCCTCCAGCAGAGGCTATCAGAATGTGGCTAATCGAATACGAGAAGCGTGGACGGGGATACGTCAAGAGGGCAAACCTTTTTAAACCTCCCATCAATTCCCAACGCGAAGGGGCGGCTGGCGGGAGCTGGCCGTCACCGGGAGGTGTATGGTATGGCAAGGATACACGCGAGAAAGAGGGGTAA
- a CDS encoding DUF126 domain-containing protein: protein MKMKGRKIVGGKAEGELIVSQKPLSFLGGVDPETGIVTDAESDIRGQSIAGKILAFPRGKGSTVGSYVIYALKKNGKAPKAIIVGEAETIVATGAIIAGIPMVDGIDVSKLRSGDRVRVDADSGEVEVED, encoded by the coding sequence ATGAAGATGAAGGGGAGGAAAATCGTCGGGGGAAAGGCGGAGGGAGAGCTCATCGTGTCGCAAAAGCCCCTCTCGTTCCTCGGTGGCGTCGATCCAGAGACCGGAATCGTTACAGACGCCGAGAGCGACATAAGGGGCCAGAGCATAGCGGGGAAGATACTCGCCTTTCCGCGCGGCAAGGGCTCGACCGTCGGTTCCTATGTGATCTACGCCCTCAAGAAAAACGGAAAGGCACCGAAGGCCATAATAGTCGGCGAGGCCGAGACGATAGTCGCCACCGGCGCGATAATAGCTGGCATTCCAATGGTGGACGGGATAGACGTTTCTAAACTGAGGAGCGGTGACAGGGTCAGAGTTGATGCTGACTCCGGCGAGGTCGAGGTGGAGGACTAA
- a CDS encoding helix-turn-helix domain-containing protein encodes MNLTVVLLLDDHGNMKKGIIADYAHGKNKEDAITKTMEKINRILPKNAKVVDFEVGTYTTPVTRRTYAVVVVVYNAPPEEKPLSEFTIKERRELLAKILENFNYNPRVLNISEIARMFGVSRDSIYYDIEQILKDKEGTRKKG; translated from the coding sequence ATGAACCTGACAGTCGTATTGTTGCTGGACGACCACGGTAACATGAAAAAGGGTATAATCGCAGATTACGCCCATGGGAAGAACAAGGAGGACGCCATAACCAAAACTATGGAAAAGATCAACCGCATTCTTCCGAAGAATGCCAAGGTTGTGGACTTCGAGGTCGGCACCTACACCACCCCCGTGACGAGGAGGACCTACGCCGTCGTCGTGGTCGTTTACAACGCTCCACCTGAGGAAAAGCCCCTCAGCGAGTTCACCATAAAGGAACGCCGCGAACTCCTGGCCAAGATACTCGAGAACTTCAACTACAATCCACGCGTTCTGAACATATCGGAGATAGCCAGAATGTTCGGCGTTTCGAGGGACTCCATTTACTATGACATCGAGCAGATACTGAAGGACAAGGAGGGAACGAGAAAGAAGGGGTAG
- a CDS encoding site-2 protease family protein: protein MPGGIYECTVCGHREVLDSNEPVIENSCPVCGGDMILVGFRVEPRETEEVSGKEDTEAETAAPVLPLAVEEKLRAFYVLEPAGVEGNVFVFEVREILETDFERVLAELEELGYWAALKRRGEKVLLYVFPAGEIGEDNRWLPWVFLIATIFTTFLAGYWLSLSYISLLNEYNLPGIRNPYINALAFSISVMGILGTHELGHKIAAAYHGVRATMPYFIPFPSMLGTMGAVIRVKSPLPTRNAAIDLGVSGPIAGFLVAVPVSIIGLKLSVPLPVDAIQPMEGGITFGENLLFLLIEKYFLRLPEDVVVFLHPVAIAGWVGILVTFLNLIPAAQLDGGHIARAFLSERAHRYMTSVIGLVLIGMSFLWVGWLIWGVLVLLMGAMGNPGALDEVSPISKKRILLAVIAVLLFVLSATPAPISATG, encoded by the coding sequence ATGCCCGGAGGAATCTACGAGTGCACCGTCTGCGGCCACAGGGAGGTTCTCGATTCGAACGAACCCGTCATAGAGAACTCCTGCCCGGTCTGCGGCGGCGACATGATTTTAGTGGGCTTTCGGGTGGAGCCCAGGGAAACGGAAGAAGTTTCTGGAAAGGAAGACACAGAAGCGGAGACCGCCGCTCCGGTTCTCCCCCTCGCCGTCGAGGAGAAGCTGAGAGCCTTTTACGTCCTTGAGCCGGCCGGCGTTGAGGGGAACGTCTTCGTCTTCGAGGTCAGGGAGATACTCGAGACGGACTTTGAGAGGGTTTTGGCGGAACTCGAGGAGCTTGGCTACTGGGCGGCCCTCAAGAGACGTGGCGAAAAAGTTCTTCTCTACGTCTTCCCCGCGGGGGAGATCGGGGAAGACAACCGCTGGCTCCCCTGGGTGTTCCTGATAGCGACGATTTTCACGACGTTTTTAGCCGGTTACTGGCTGTCACTAAGCTACATATCCCTGCTCAACGAGTACAACCTCCCGGGGATAAGGAACCCCTACATCAATGCCCTGGCCTTTTCGATAAGCGTGATGGGGATACTGGGAACCCACGAGCTGGGCCACAAGATAGCGGCCGCTTACCACGGAGTGAGGGCAACGATGCCCTACTTCATTCCCTTCCCCAGCATGCTGGGCACTATGGGGGCGGTGATAAGGGTGAAGTCTCCCCTCCCGACGAGGAACGCGGCCATCGACCTGGGCGTCAGCGGACCGATAGCGGGCTTCCTCGTGGCGGTCCCGGTGAGCATAATTGGGCTGAAGCTCTCGGTACCGCTCCCCGTAGACGCGATCCAGCCTATGGAAGGGGGAATAACCTTCGGCGAGAACCTGCTGTTTTTGCTCATAGAGAAGTACTTCCTCCGCTTGCCGGAGGACGTCGTCGTCTTCCTCCACCCCGTTGCTATAGCCGGCTGGGTTGGGATACTCGTTACGTTCCTCAACCTCATTCCCGCGGCACAGCTCGACGGGGGACACATAGCGAGAGCCTTCCTGAGCGAGAGGGCGCACCGCTACATGACCTCGGTCATAGGGCTCGTCCTCATAGGAATGAGCTTTCTCTGGGTTGGGTGGCTCATATGGGGGGTTCTGGTGCTGCTGATGGGGGCGATGGGTAACCCCGGGGCGCTCGACGAGGTGTCTCCAATCTCGAAAAAAAGAATCCTTCTGGCGGTTATAGCGGTGTTGCTCTTCGTGCTCTCCGCCACGCCCGCACCGATAAGCGCGACTGGCTGA
- a CDS encoding glycosyltransferase family 39 protein has product MKREALERLIPGLILLVYILTRVTLLFQMNEYVDYDEGTYLLMARLINSGYLPYRDIFAVHPPLYYYLLAGWLRVFGDSYVSGRLLSVFLGGLAVVLAYRTGKLLGGIRLAVLYSALLLVDPTVFRINQLVLHDTLIEFFVIASLYYFVRYTRTKSRWDMYVSLFLAGLGSTAKFTILPFVVALYITFLALNLDETSKMHFQSAVSLVLSWRQGLVIAAVYSFLIALFVSLRMAWPSSITKDIIVVLGIHPVVLVGHKYVGVFIFLMWAILVVYLFRVEYFEKLVHIFRSAISQLRLLICMALAVLIPKVIVEGALGYLISGDYFYQTYLMQGGRYGSFMGLYELINRVLSTVGSNHQETAYVFVPAFLLIFALILFRFRGFSNEKPLPVDLAVLFVMNVAMYLLVFPVRPITRFILPLLLTFYLFAGERLAGYRVFWKEWVIVGAVSLVSLIMIVGGLVINAPSGELGIPWAVHSGELRSDAISYMKTSSSCGSMYSVNPMNTYYFNAETNPLLVDSFGVLYVNGTPVEEFFKQVKVSSDCVVFSTWAEGAIRSGGHLGEIYSRLKALIVTNGELLFSESYSTGDVLSIFSLRIPPRSPTVISENGRIVILDDNGSAVMSIYGLGDNVSLSSRAWITRITPGVFSVRLYSENPGEYIELTVRSVSRGLLLSSPNTTTKLVLEYEGVATDTRGNLLDPEKRYGEVIVYSGHHRFRISAEGIHQKRGGTIILDPGTEIEVILED; this is encoded by the coding sequence ATGAAGAGGGAGGCTCTTGAAAGATTGATTCCTGGGCTCATTCTGCTGGTATATATCCTTACGCGGGTTACTCTCCTGTTCCAGATGAACGAGTACGTGGACTACGACGAGGGAACATACCTGCTGATGGCGAGGCTCATCAACAGCGGTTACCTCCCTTACAGGGATATCTTTGCCGTTCACCCTCCGCTTTACTACTATCTTCTCGCCGGCTGGTTGAGGGTATTTGGGGACAGCTACGTGTCCGGCAGGCTTCTGTCTGTGTTTCTGGGAGGATTGGCAGTTGTTTTGGCGTACCGTACTGGTAAACTCCTTGGGGGAATCAGGCTCGCCGTTCTGTACTCCGCCCTCTTGCTCGTAGATCCAACGGTGTTCAGGATAAATCAGCTGGTTCTCCACGATACCCTGATTGAGTTCTTTGTAATTGCGTCTCTCTACTATTTTGTCAGATACACGAGGACTAAATCCCGGTGGGATATGTACGTCTCCCTTTTCCTCGCGGGACTGGGCAGTACGGCCAAGTTCACGATACTGCCCTTCGTCGTGGCCCTGTATATTACCTTTCTCGCTTTGAACCTGGACGAGACCTCCAAAATGCATTTCCAGTCTGCGGTGAGCCTTGTCCTATCGTGGAGGCAGGGACTGGTTATCGCTGCAGTTTACAGTTTCTTGATAGCCCTTTTCGTGTCCCTTAGAATGGCCTGGCCCTCTTCGATAACAAAGGACATAATCGTTGTCTTGGGGATTCACCCGGTTGTTCTGGTGGGTCACAAGTACGTGGGTGTCTTCATCTTCCTTATGTGGGCGATCTTGGTCGTGTATCTTTTCAGAGTTGAGTACTTTGAGAAGCTCGTACATATCTTTCGTTCGGCAATCTCTCAGCTGCGCCTGCTGATTTGCATGGCCCTTGCAGTTCTGATTCCGAAAGTTATTGTTGAGGGTGCCCTGGGCTATCTAATCTCAGGGGATTATTTCTACCAAACCTACCTCATGCAGGGAGGTAGATACGGCTCGTTCATGGGGCTCTACGAGCTAATTAACAGAGTGTTGTCTACGGTTGGAAGCAACCATCAGGAAACGGCGTACGTCTTTGTCCCCGCTTTCCTGTTGATCTTTGCCCTCATACTCTTCAGGTTTAGAGGATTCTCGAATGAAAAGCCCCTCCCAGTGGATCTCGCGGTTTTATTCGTTATGAACGTGGCCATGTACCTCCTTGTGTTTCCCGTCAGACCGATCACCAGGTTTATCTTACCCCTGCTTCTTACCTTCTACCTGTTCGCTGGGGAGCGTTTGGCTGGATACAGGGTTTTCTGGAAGGAGTGGGTAATCGTCGGTGCAGTCTCTCTGGTGTCGCTGATTATGATTGTGGGGGGGCTCGTTATAAACGCACCCTCGGGGGAGCTGGGCATTCCCTGGGCAGTTCACTCCGGAGAACTCAGGTCCGATGCGATCTCCTACATGAAAACCAGCTCTTCCTGCGGCTCGATGTACTCCGTCAATCCAATGAACACTTACTACTTTAACGCTGAGACGAATCCCCTGCTGGTGGACTCATTTGGTGTTCTGTACGTGAATGGAACACCCGTTGAGGAGTTTTTCAAGCAGGTAAAGGTGTCCTCAGACTGCGTTGTTTTTAGCACGTGGGCCGAAGGGGCCATACGCTCTGGAGGACATCTTGGAGAGATTTACAGCCGGCTTAAGGCTTTGATCGTAACGAATGGTGAGCTCCTATTCTCTGAGTCGTATTCAACTGGGGACGTCTTATCGATATTCAGCCTGCGTATCCCTCCAAGAAGCCCCACAGTAATCTCGGAAAACGGGAGGATCGTTATCCTCGATGACAATGGAAGTGCCGTGATGAGTATTTACGGGCTAGGGGACAACGTCTCCCTTTCCAGCAGAGCATGGATAACACGGATCACTCCTGGAGTGTTCTCAGTTCGCCTGTACTCCGAAAACCCCGGAGAGTACATCGAACTCACCGTGAGGAGCGTTTCGAGAGGCCTGTTGCTGTCCTCCCCCAACACCACGACAAAACTCGTGCTTGAATACGAAGGAGTTGCGACGGATACACGTGGAAATCTGCTGGATCCCGAGAAAAGGTACGGCGAGGTGATCGTTTACTCCGGACATCATAGATTTAGGATATCTGCAGAAGGTATTCACCAGAAAAGGGGCGGGACGATCATATTAGACCCCGGTACCGAGATTGAGGTGATTTTAGAGGATTAG
- a CDS encoding class III signal peptide-containing protein: MMRRAQASLEYMFMIVIAIVMIVLAIRRFFDPRFGTIRRTGTLQQTYESMISNEMEDKIND; this comes from the coding sequence ATGATGAGGCGTGCCCAGGCATCTTTGGAGTACATGTTTATGATAGTAATCGCCATTGTTATGATAGTTCTTGCGATCAGGAGGTTCTTCGATCCCCGTTTTGGAACCATAAGAAGAACCGGGACGCTCCAGCAGACCTACGAGAGCATGATATCAAATGAGATGGAGGATAAAATCAACGACTAA
- a CDS encoding aconitase X catalytic domain-containing protein: MYLTKEEELVLAGEYGYALQKAMEILVALGEIYGADRLIPIKSAQIAGVSYKNIGDAGMEFLRDFADAGAKVSVYTTLNPAGIGDDEFMEKQREVLELYRAMGIETTSTCTPYYGANLPKFGDHLAWSESSAVSFANSIVGARTNREGGPSSLAAAIVGKTPNYGLHLDENRKATVVVEVEAKVRTFVDYSALGYHLGKTLGNDVPYLRGIQPERVEFLKELGAAMAASGSVALYHVEGETPEYRDAVTDKLETITVEESDVKAVREAFSDDWGDIDIILVGCPHASLAEIKEIAELLKMRGRPLKIPLFITASRAVKALADSLGYTETIERYNGRIIADSCLVVSPIKGWYRGIATNSGKSAFYFRSFGFKVRLDDAEKLIKEAP; this comes from the coding sequence ATGTACCTGACGAAAGAGGAGGAGCTGGTTCTGGCGGGGGAGTACGGCTACGCCCTCCAGAAGGCCATGGAGATACTGGTCGCCCTCGGCGAAATTTACGGCGCCGACAGGCTCATTCCGATAAAGAGCGCTCAGATCGCGGGCGTTTCCTACAAGAACATAGGCGACGCCGGAATGGAGTTCCTGAGGGACTTCGCCGACGCCGGCGCAAAGGTCAGCGTTTACACAACGCTGAACCCGGCAGGAATAGGCGACGACGAGTTCATGGAGAAGCAGAGGGAAGTTCTTGAGCTTTACAGGGCAATGGGAATAGAGACCACCTCAACCTGTACGCCCTACTACGGGGCGAACCTGCCGAAGTTCGGCGACCACCTTGCCTGGAGCGAGAGTTCAGCTGTGAGCTTCGCGAACTCCATCGTAGGCGCGAGAACCAACCGCGAGGGTGGGCCCTCGAGCTTAGCGGCAGCGATAGTTGGAAAGACTCCCAACTACGGCCTCCACCTCGACGAGAACAGAAAGGCGACGGTGGTAGTTGAGGTTGAGGCGAAGGTGAGGACGTTCGTTGATTACTCGGCCCTGGGCTACCACCTCGGGAAGACCCTTGGCAATGACGTACCCTACCTCCGGGGGATCCAGCCCGAAAGGGTCGAGTTCCTGAAAGAGCTCGGCGCGGCGATGGCGGCGAGCGGGAGCGTGGCGCTCTACCACGTCGAGGGCGAGACTCCGGAGTACCGCGATGCCGTAACGGATAAACTTGAGACAATAACCGTTGAGGAAAGCGACGTAAAAGCCGTTAGGGAAGCTTTCTCCGATGACTGGGGAGACATTGACATAATCCTCGTCGGCTGTCCCCACGCTTCCCTGGCGGAGATTAAGGAGATAGCCGAGCTCCTGAAAATGCGTGGCAGACCCCTGAAGATACCCCTCTTCATCACTGCGAGCAGGGCCGTTAAGGCCCTCGCAGATTCGCTCGGCTACACCGAGACGATAGAGCGCTACAACGGAAGAATCATAGCGGATTCCTGCCTCGTCGTCTCGCCGATTAAGGGGTGGTACCGCGGCATAGCGACCAACAGCGGGAAGAGTGCCTTCTACTTCCGCTCCTTCGGCTTTAAGGTGAGGCTCGACGACGCCGAGAAGCTCATAAAGGAAGCGCCGTGA
- a CDS encoding class III signal peptide-containing protein, translating into MKRKAQGAIEYLFMIAAALVIVLIVWRQISGRGSSASEIADTAEDKISSELQQEIDSGSNG; encoded by the coding sequence ATGAAGAGGAAGGCTCAGGGTGCCATCGAGTACCTGTTTATGATTGCGGCTGCGCTGGTTATAGTCCTCATAGTCTGGAGGCAGATCAGCGGCAGGGGTAGCAGTGCCAGTGAGATTGCCGACACTGCGGAGGACAAGATAAGCTCGGAGCTCCAGCAGGAGATTGACTCCGGCTCCAACGGCTGA
- a CDS encoding 30S ribosomal protein S15: MARIHARKRGKSGSKRPPRTAPPTWVEYTAEEVEGLVIKLRKEGYSAAMIGTILRDQYGIPSVKLVTGKKITKILEENGLAPEIPEDLMALIRKAVKLRKHLEQHPKDKHSRRGLQLTESKIRRLVKYYRRTGKLPAKWRYDPEQAKLLVR; this comes from the coding sequence ATGGCAAGGATACACGCGAGAAAGAGGGGTAAGTCTGGTTCTAAGAGGCCACCGAGGACCGCTCCGCCGACCTGGGTCGAGTACACGGCGGAGGAGGTCGAGGGGCTCGTTATCAAGCTCAGGAAGGAAGGCTACAGCGCTGCTATGATAGGAACCATTCTCCGCGACCAGTACGGCATTCCGAGCGTCAAGCTCGTCACCGGCAAGAAGATAACCAAGATACTCGAGGAGAACGGCCTAGCGCCCGAGATTCCCGAGGACCTCATGGCTCTCATCAGGAAGGCGGTTAAGCTCAGGAAACACCTTGAGCAGCACCCGAAGGACAAGCACTCCAGGAGAGGTCTCCAGCTCACCGAGAGCAAGATAAGGCGTCTCGTCAAGTACTACAGGAGAACCGGCAAGCTGCCGGCGAAGTGGCGCTACGATCCGGAGCAGGCCAAGCTCCTGGTCCGCTGA